One genomic segment of Mycolicibacterium gilvum includes these proteins:
- a CDS encoding transglutaminase family protein, which translates to MWRMRVVHSTGYAYKSPVTASYNEARLTPRSDSRQNVILNRVETVPATRSYRYVDYWGTAVTAFDLHAPHTELEVTASSVVETDKPEQPDVKVTWEDLSSEAVIDRYDEVLAPTHYVPASKRIERVGRRIAKYHEPGEAVIEAARWVQGELQYVPGTTGVHTSGVDALREGKGVCQDFAHLTLMVLRGMGIPSRYVSGYLHPKKNAKVGDTVDGQSHAWIQAWTGEWRYYDPTNDAEINEQYISVGVGRDYSDVTPLKGIYSGEGSTDLDVIVEITRLA; encoded by the coding sequence ATGTGGCGGATGCGAGTGGTGCACTCGACGGGTTACGCCTACAAGTCGCCGGTCACCGCCTCCTACAACGAGGCGCGCCTGACGCCGCGGTCGGACTCCCGGCAGAACGTGATCCTCAACCGCGTCGAAACCGTTCCCGCGACAAGGTCGTACCGCTATGTCGACTACTGGGGCACGGCGGTGACGGCCTTCGATCTGCATGCTCCGCACACCGAGCTCGAGGTGACGGCATCCTCGGTGGTGGAGACGGACAAGCCTGAACAGCCCGACGTGAAGGTCACCTGGGAGGACCTCTCGAGCGAGGCGGTGATCGACCGCTACGACGAGGTTCTTGCTCCGACGCACTACGTGCCCGCCAGCAAGCGCATCGAGCGGGTGGGCCGGCGGATCGCCAAGTATCACGAGCCCGGCGAAGCGGTGATCGAGGCCGCGCGCTGGGTGCAGGGCGAGCTGCAGTACGTGCCGGGCACGACGGGTGTGCACACCTCCGGTGTGGACGCGCTGCGCGAGGGCAAAGGGGTGTGCCAGGACTTCGCACACCTGACGTTGATGGTGTTGCGCGGCATGGGGATTCCGTCGCGGTACGTATCGGGGTACCTGCACCCGAAGAAGAACGCGAAGGTCGGGGACACCGTCGACGGGCAGAGTCACGCCTGGATCCAGGCGTGGACGGGGGAGTGGCGCTATTACGACCCGACCAACGACGCCGAGATCAACGAGCAGTACATCAGCGTCGGTGTGGGCCGGGACTATTCGGACGTCACGCCGCTGAAGGGCATCTACTCCGGCGAGGGGTCGACCGACCTCGACGTGATCGTCGAGATCACCCGGCTGGCTTAG
- a CDS encoding type II toxin-antitoxin system PemK/MazF family toxin, with protein MASPSWNLKAFQRFLVKGTENLVFNEAPKIVRQLQRSDTLQRGIAQGIRIGLDVLSGPAPSNTPALPAGRPVSRNFVPTAHRARKVSYSPDLDGRADPGEIVWTWVAFEDDPTRGKDRPVLVVGRDGRVLLGLMLSSQDHHRGDPQWVGIGSGTWDYEGRSSWVRLDRVLDVPEEGIRREGAILAREVFDVVAARLRAEYSWS; from the coding sequence ATGGCGTCACCGTCATGGAATCTGAAGGCGTTTCAGCGCTTCTTGGTGAAGGGCACCGAGAACCTGGTGTTCAACGAGGCACCCAAAATCGTGCGACAACTCCAGCGATCGGACACGCTACAGCGCGGGATCGCGCAGGGCATCCGCATCGGACTCGACGTGCTGTCCGGGCCCGCGCCGTCGAACACCCCGGCGCTTCCGGCCGGACGTCCGGTCTCGCGCAACTTCGTGCCGACCGCGCACCGGGCCCGCAAGGTCTCCTACTCGCCCGATCTCGACGGGCGCGCCGACCCGGGCGAGATCGTGTGGACGTGGGTCGCGTTCGAGGACGATCCGACCCGCGGGAAGGACCGTCCGGTGCTGGTGGTCGGCCGTGACGGTCGGGTGCTGCTCGGCCTGATGCTGTCGAGCCAGGACCACCATCGCGGCGACCCCCAGTGGGTCGGCATCGGTAGCGGCACCTGGGACTACGAGGGACGGTCGAGCTGGGTGCGGTTGGACCGCGTGCTCGACGTCCCGGAGGAGGGCATCCGCCGCGAGGGGGCGATCCTGGCGCGCGAGGTGTTCGACGTCGTCGCCGCGCGACTGCGCGCCGAGTACAGCTGGTCCTAG
- a CDS encoding GNAT family N-acetyltransferase, translating to MNEVDVRFAQKRDVKQLSHTLGRAFFDDPVMMWMVPDDAKRARALPRIFGAMARHHFMGNDAVEVAGRAGTVGAAALWDPPGRWKQTPREELRMMPAFLLAMGLKVGRGMGVAEMMKEHHPEEPHWYLAVIGSDPDVRGGGFGHALMRSRLDRCDAEGAPAYLESSKESNVPYYLRFGFEVTGEITVPGGGPTMWQMWRQPG from the coding sequence GTGAACGAGGTCGATGTCCGCTTCGCACAGAAGCGGGATGTGAAGCAGTTGTCCCACACGCTGGGCCGCGCCTTCTTCGACGATCCCGTGATGATGTGGATGGTGCCCGACGACGCCAAGCGGGCCCGCGCGCTGCCCCGGATCTTCGGTGCGATGGCGCGCCACCATTTCATGGGCAACGACGCCGTCGAGGTCGCGGGACGCGCCGGCACCGTGGGGGCGGCGGCGCTGTGGGATCCGCCGGGCAGGTGGAAACAGACCCCGCGCGAGGAGCTGCGGATGATGCCCGCCTTCCTGCTGGCCATGGGCCTGAAGGTCGGCCGCGGGATGGGCGTCGCCGAGATGATGAAGGAACACCATCCCGAGGAGCCGCACTGGTATCTCGCCGTGATCGGCAGTGACCCCGACGTGCGCGGCGGCGGGTTCGGACACGCGCTGATGCGGTCGCGGCTGGACCGCTGTGACGCCGAGGGCGCCCCCGCCTACCTGGAGTCCAGCAAGGAATCCAATGTCCCGTACTACCTGCGCTTCGGCTTCGAGGTGACCGGCGAGATCACCGTCCCGGGCGGTGGCCCGACGATGTGGCAGATGTGGCGGCAGCCCGGATAG
- a CDS encoding sensor domain-containing protein: MHNGSVRSRVDRRRAWVLAAMTALMLPMTACVETVDGTALRGHGAGLTDVAPLDESRLDSVLVGIDEINSIMGATGMEVTGELDEMSDHSADVSDPDCLGAVYGAEAPVYEGTDWTAVRDQVAREPGAGNDHWVEQAVVLYPEERNARDFLESSQAVWRDCANNALGVGDYLWELGAVEAADLMLTQVTTQEGADGWSCQHALSLVSNVTVEAWACGYDITDEAARIADAMIRNAAG; this comes from the coding sequence ATGCACAATGGCTCGGTGAGATCGCGCGTCGACCGTCGCCGGGCCTGGGTGCTTGCCGCGATGACGGCGCTCATGCTGCCGATGACCGCCTGTGTGGAGACCGTCGACGGCACTGCTCTGCGCGGCCACGGCGCCGGGCTGACCGACGTCGCGCCGCTCGACGAATCCCGGCTCGACTCCGTGCTGGTGGGCATCGACGAGATCAACAGCATCATGGGCGCCACCGGGATGGAAGTCACGGGCGAGCTCGACGAGATGAGCGACCACTCCGCCGACGTCTCGGATCCGGACTGCCTCGGTGCGGTCTACGGTGCGGAGGCCCCGGTGTACGAGGGCACCGACTGGACGGCTGTGCGAGACCAGGTCGCGCGCGAACCGGGCGCGGGCAACGACCACTGGGTCGAGCAGGCGGTGGTGCTGTATCCGGAGGAGCGCAACGCCCGGGACTTCCTCGAGTCCTCGCAGGCCGTCTGGCGGGACTGCGCGAACAACGCTCTCGGCGTCGGTGACTACCTCTGGGAACTCGGTGCTGTCGAGGCCGCCGACCTGATGCTCACCCAGGTGACGACGCAGGAGGGGGCCGACGGGTGGTCGTGCCAGCACGCCTTGTCACTGGTGTCCAACGTGACCGTCGAGGCGTGGGCGTGCGGCTATGACATCACCGACGAAGCGGCCCGGATCGCCGACGCGATGATCAGGAACGCCGCCGGGTAG
- a CDS encoding sulfate ABC transporter substrate-binding protein produces MLNPVRNLLKSPPRRRTAAALAVTTTLLAACGGGASDVAGDSGGSGSAETTLTLVAFAVPEPGWSKAAPAFSATEEGEGVEVTASYGASGDQSRSVESGKPADVVNFSVEPDITRLVKAGKVDENWNAGPNKGIAFGSIVTFAVRPGNPKNIRTWDDLLQPGIEVITPSPLSSGAAKWNLLAPYAYASNGGQNPEAGIEFVNKLVTEHVKLRPGSGREATDVFRQGSGDVLLAYENEALNFDLEHVNPAQTFKIENPTAVVNTSRHLDKAQAFVDFQFTPEGQKLWAEAGFRPVDPAVQAEFADKFPAPEKLWTIDDLGGWKNVDTQLFDKDNGTITKIYKQATG; encoded by the coding sequence ATGCTGAACCCCGTGCGAAACCTCCTGAAATCGCCGCCGCGCCGGCGTACCGCCGCGGCGCTCGCGGTCACGACGACCCTGCTCGCCGCGTGCGGTGGCGGTGCCAGCGACGTGGCGGGTGACAGTGGTGGCAGCGGCAGCGCGGAGACGACGCTGACCCTGGTCGCGTTCGCGGTGCCCGAGCCGGGCTGGTCGAAGGCTGCGCCCGCGTTCTCGGCCACGGAGGAGGGTGAGGGTGTGGAGGTCACCGCGTCCTACGGCGCCTCCGGTGACCAGTCGCGCAGCGTCGAGTCGGGCAAGCCGGCCGACGTCGTCAACTTCTCGGTCGAGCCCGACATCACCCGCCTGGTCAAGGCCGGAAAGGTCGACGAGAACTGGAACGCCGGGCCCAACAAGGGCATCGCGTTCGGTTCGATCGTCACGTTCGCGGTGCGCCCCGGAAACCCGAAGAACATCCGCACCTGGGACGATCTGCTGCAGCCCGGCATCGAGGTCATCACGCCGAGCCCGCTGAGTTCGGGCGCCGCCAAATGGAACCTGTTGGCGCCGTACGCCTATGCCAGCAACGGTGGGCAGAACCCCGAGGCCGGCATCGAGTTCGTCAACAAGCTCGTCACCGAGCACGTGAAGCTGCGTCCCGGCTCGGGCCGTGAGGCCACCGACGTGTTCCGGCAGGGCAGTGGCGATGTGCTGCTCGCCTACGAGAACGAGGCGCTGAACTTCGACCTCGAGCACGTCAATCCCGCGCAGACCTTCAAGATCGAGAACCCGACCGCGGTGGTCAACACCAGCCGGCACCTGGACAAGGCGCAGGCCTTCGTCGACTTCCAGTTCACCCCGGAAGGTCAGAAGCTGTGGGCCGAGGCCGGATTCCGGCCGGTGGACCCGGCCGTGCAGGCCGAGTTCGCCGACAAGTTCCCGGCGCCCGAGAAGTTGTGGACCATCGACGACCTGGGTGGCTGGAAGAACGTCGACACCCAGCTGTTCGACAAGGACAACGGGACCATCACCAAGATCTACAAGCAGGCCACTGGATGA
- a CDS encoding ribonuclease Z — translation MIEVTLLGTGSPIPDARRAGPSTLVRAGGQTFLVDCGRGVLQRAAAVGVGANQISALLLTHLHSDHIADLGDVLITRWVSNFAPDLPPLPIIGPPGTAEVVENMLKAFSFDIGYRIAHHDDLTTPPPVEVEEVTDGVVWGRDEVSIRVGPTDHRPVTPTIGFRIEHHGASVVLAGDTVPCRGLDELAAGAGALVHTVIRRDLIEALPMQRIRDICDYHSSVEQAAETATRAGVGILILTHYVPTLQPGQEDDWRALAATRFDRQIEIGDDLHRVQVHPGVCAKPAG, via the coding sequence ATGATCGAAGTCACGCTGCTCGGTACCGGAAGCCCGATCCCCGACGCCCGTCGCGCGGGACCCTCCACGCTGGTGCGCGCGGGTGGTCAGACGTTCCTCGTCGACTGCGGCCGGGGCGTGCTGCAGCGCGCCGCCGCGGTCGGCGTGGGCGCCAACCAGATCTCGGCGCTGCTGCTCACCCACCTGCACAGTGACCACATCGCCGACCTCGGTGACGTGCTCATCACCCGCTGGGTCTCGAACTTCGCACCGGACCTGCCCCCGCTTCCCATCATCGGCCCACCCGGTACCGCCGAGGTGGTGGAGAACATGTTGAAGGCGTTCAGCTTCGACATCGGCTACCGCATCGCACACCACGACGACCTGACGACACCCCCACCGGTGGAGGTGGAGGAGGTCACCGACGGAGTGGTGTGGGGTCGCGACGAGGTGTCCATCCGGGTCGGCCCCACCGACCACCGGCCGGTGACACCGACGATCGGCTTCCGCATCGAACACCACGGCGCCTCGGTGGTGCTCGCCGGGGACACCGTGCCGTGCCGGGGTCTCGACGAGCTCGCCGCGGGAGCAGGGGCATTGGTACACACCGTGATTCGGCGCGACCTGATCGAGGCGCTGCCGATGCAGCGCATCCGGGACATCTGCGACTACCACTCCTCGGTGGAGCAGGCAGCCGAGACCGCGACCCGCGCCGGTGTCGGGATCCTGATCCTCACCCACTACGTGCCGACGCTGCAGCCCGGCCAGGAGGACGACTGGCGGGCACTGGCGGCCACCCGGTTCGACCGCCAGATCGAGATCGGCGACGACCTGCACCGCGTGCAGGTCCACCCGGGGGTGTGCGCTAAGCCAGCCGGGTGA
- a CDS encoding glycoside hydrolase family 15 protein, producing the protein MALQQSEASDALSTNGESSSQPSALDLPSATPNYSPGPLRNPFPPIADYAFLSDCETQCLISSAGSVEWLCVPRPDSPSVFGAILDRGAGHFRLGPYGVSVPAARRYLPGSLILETTWQTHTGWVIVRDALVMGPWHDLETRSRTHRRTPMDWDAEHILLRTVRCVSGTVELVMSCEPSFDYHRTSAHWEYSAQAYGEAIARATKNPDSHPTLRLTTNLRIGLEGREARARTRLKEGDNVFVALSWSKHPAPQNFEEATDKMWKTSECWRQWINVGDFPDHPWRAYLQRSALTLKGLTYSPTGALLAAPTTSLPETPQGERNWDYRYAWVRDSTFALWGLYTLGLDREADDFFAFIADVSGANNGQRHPLQVMYGVGGERTLVEEELNHLSGYDNSRPVRIGNGAFDQMQHDIWGTMLDSVYLHTKSREQIPETLWPVLKEQVEEAIKHWREPDRGIWEVRGEPQHFTSSKIMCWVALDRGSKLADLEGEKTYAHQWREIADEIKADILEHGVDERGVLTQRYGDPALDASLLLAVLTRFLPPDDPRIRATVNAIADELTEEGLVLRYRVEETDDGLSGEEGTFTICSFWLVSALVEIGEIHRARHLCERLLSFASPLHLYAEEIEPRTGRHLGNFPQAFTHLALINAVVHVIRAEEEADSSGVFQPANAPV; encoded by the coding sequence ATGGCCTTGCAGCAGTCCGAAGCCTCCGACGCGTTGTCGACCAACGGCGAGTCGTCGAGCCAGCCCTCCGCGCTGGATCTGCCGTCAGCGACGCCGAACTACAGCCCCGGCCCGCTGCGGAACCCTTTCCCGCCGATCGCCGACTACGCGTTCCTGTCCGACTGCGAGACGCAGTGCCTGATCTCGTCGGCCGGGTCGGTGGAGTGGCTGTGCGTGCCGCGTCCCGACTCACCGAGCGTGTTCGGCGCCATCCTGGACCGCGGCGCCGGCCATTTCCGTCTCGGCCCGTACGGGGTCTCGGTGCCCGCCGCGCGCCGCTACCTCCCGGGCAGCCTGATCCTGGAGACGACGTGGCAAACCCACACCGGGTGGGTCATCGTGCGCGACGCGTTGGTGATGGGCCCCTGGCACGACCTGGAGACCCGCTCGCGTACCCACCGCCGCACCCCGATGGACTGGGATGCCGAGCACATCCTGCTGCGGACCGTGCGCTGTGTCAGCGGCACCGTCGAGCTCGTGATGAGCTGCGAACCGTCCTTCGACTACCACCGCACCAGCGCGCACTGGGAGTACTCCGCGCAGGCCTACGGTGAGGCGATCGCACGCGCCACGAAGAACCCCGACTCGCATCCGACGCTGAGGTTGACGACGAACCTGCGGATCGGTCTGGAAGGTCGCGAGGCCCGCGCGCGTACCCGGCTCAAGGAGGGTGACAACGTCTTCGTCGCGCTGAGCTGGTCCAAGCATCCCGCGCCGCAGAACTTCGAAGAGGCCACCGACAAGATGTGGAAGACCAGCGAATGCTGGCGGCAGTGGATCAACGTCGGTGATTTCCCGGACCATCCGTGGCGGGCCTACCTGCAGCGCAGCGCGCTGACGCTGAAGGGACTGACGTACTCGCCCACCGGCGCACTGCTGGCGGCGCCGACCACGTCCCTGCCGGAAACCCCTCAGGGCGAACGCAATTGGGACTACCGCTATGCGTGGGTGCGCGATTCGACATTCGCGCTGTGGGGTCTCTACACGCTGGGCCTGGACCGCGAGGCCGACGACTTCTTCGCGTTCATCGCCGACGTGTCCGGCGCCAACAACGGCCAGCGCCACCCGTTGCAGGTGATGTACGGCGTCGGCGGGGAGCGCACGCTCGTCGAAGAGGAGCTCAACCACCTGTCGGGCTACGACAACTCGCGTCCGGTCCGCATCGGTAACGGCGCCTTCGACCAGATGCAGCACGACATCTGGGGCACCATGCTCGACTCGGTGTACCTGCACACCAAGTCCCGCGAGCAGATCCCCGAAACCCTGTGGCCGGTGCTCAAGGAGCAGGTCGAGGAGGCCATCAAACACTGGCGCGAACCCGACCGCGGCATCTGGGAGGTCCGCGGCGAACCGCAGCACTTCACGTCCAGCAAGATCATGTGCTGGGTCGCGCTCGACCGCGGATCCAAGCTGGCCGACCTCGAAGGCGAGAAGACCTACGCCCACCAGTGGCGTGAGATCGCCGACGAGATCAAGGCCGACATCCTCGAACACGGGGTCGACGAGCGCGGCGTGCTGACCCAGCGCTACGGCGACCCGGCGCTGGACGCGTCGCTGCTGCTGGCGGTGCTGACGCGGTTCCTGCCGCCCGACGATCCGCGGATCCGCGCGACGGTCAACGCGATCGCCGACGAACTCACCGAAGAAGGCCTCGTGTTGCGCTACCGCGTCGAGGAGACCGACGACGGGCTCTCCGGCGAGGAGGGCACCTTCACGATCTGCTCGTTCTGGCTCGTGTCGGCACTGGTCGAGATCGGCGAGATCCACCGCGCCCGGCATCTGTGCGAACGTCTGCTGTCGTTCGCCAGCCCGCTGCATCTCTACGCCGAAGAGATCGAACCGCGCACCGGCCGGCATCTGGGCAACTTCCCGCAGGCGTTCACCCACCTGGCGTTGATCAACGCCGTGGTCCACGTGATCCGGGCCGAGGAGGAGGCCGACAGCTCCGGGGTGTTCCAGCCGGCCAACGCGCCGGTGTGA
- the lepA gene encoding translation elongation factor 4: MRSILWTGLLRPTDPAHQEIPIASFADKTFTAPAQIRNFCIIAHIDHGKSTLADRMLQLTGVVADRDMRAQYLDRMDIERERGITIKAQNVRLPWVVNGEEFVLHLIDTPGHVDFTYEVSRALEACEGAVLLVDAAQGIEAQTLANLYLALDRDLTIIPVLNKIDLPAADPDRYAGEIAHIIGCEPEDVLRVSGKTGAGVGDLLDHVVREIPPPQGDPDAPARAMIFDSVYDIYRGVVTYVRVVDGRITPRERIAMMSTGATHELLEVGIVSPDPKPSVGLGVGEVGYLITGVKDVRQSKVGDTVTTARKGATEALTGYREPKPMVYSGLYPVDGSDYPVLREALDKLQLNDAALTYEPETSVALGFGFRCGFLGLLHMEITRERLEREFNLDLISTAPNVVYRVIKEDNSELTVTNPSDWPEGKVRSVFEPVVKTTVIAPSEFIGTIMELCQSRRGELGGMDYLSPERVELRYTMPLGEIIFDFFDSLKSRTRGYASLDYEEAGEQEADLVKVDILLQGEAVDAFSAIVHKDGAAAYGNKMTTKLKELIPRQQFEVPVQAAIGSRIIARENIRAIRKDVLSKCYGGDITRKRKLLEKQKEGKKRMKTIGRVEVPQEAFVAALSTESAADKPKK, from the coding sequence ATGCGCTCGATACTCTGGACTGGCCTGCTCAGGCCGACAGACCCCGCTCACCAGGAGATTCCCATCGCCAGCTTCGCCGACAAGACGTTCACTGCGCCGGCGCAGATCAGGAACTTCTGCATCATCGCCCACATCGACCACGGCAAGTCCACCCTGGCCGATCGGATGCTGCAGCTCACCGGTGTGGTCGCGGACAGGGACATGCGGGCGCAGTACCTGGACCGGATGGACATCGAGCGGGAACGCGGCATCACGATCAAGGCGCAGAACGTGCGCCTGCCGTGGGTCGTCAACGGCGAAGAGTTCGTCCTGCATCTGATCGACACCCCTGGCCACGTCGATTTCACCTACGAGGTGTCGCGCGCGCTGGAGGCCTGCGAGGGTGCGGTGCTGCTGGTCGACGCCGCCCAGGGCATCGAGGCGCAGACCCTGGCGAACCTGTACCTGGCGCTGGATCGCGACCTGACAATCATCCCGGTGCTCAACAAGATCGACCTGCCCGCCGCCGACCCCGACCGCTACGCCGGTGAGATCGCGCACATCATCGGCTGCGAACCGGAGGATGTGCTGCGGGTGTCGGGCAAGACCGGCGCCGGCGTCGGCGACCTGCTCGACCACGTCGTCCGGGAGATCCCGCCGCCGCAGGGCGACCCGGACGCTCCGGCGCGCGCGATGATCTTCGACTCGGTGTACGACATCTACCGCGGAGTCGTCACCTATGTGCGCGTCGTCGACGGCAGGATCACCCCGCGTGAGCGCATCGCGATGATGTCGACCGGCGCGACGCACGAACTCCTCGAAGTGGGCATCGTCTCGCCGGACCCCAAGCCGTCGGTCGGTCTCGGTGTCGGCGAGGTCGGCTACCTGATCACCGGCGTGAAGGACGTGCGTCAGTCCAAGGTCGGCGACACGGTGACGACGGCACGCAAGGGCGCCACCGAGGCGCTGACCGGCTACCGCGAGCCCAAGCCGATGGTCTATTCCGGCCTGTATCCCGTCGACGGCTCGGACTACCCGGTGCTGCGCGAGGCGCTCGACAAACTGCAGCTGAACGACGCGGCACTGACTTACGAGCCGGAGACGTCGGTCGCGCTCGGGTTCGGATTCCGCTGCGGCTTCCTGGGCTTGCTGCACATGGAGATCACGCGCGAGCGGCTCGAACGCGAGTTCAACCTCGACCTGATCTCGACCGCGCCCAACGTCGTCTACCGCGTCATCAAAGAGGACAACAGCGAGCTCACGGTCACCAACCCGTCGGACTGGCCCGAGGGCAAGGTCCGGTCGGTGTTCGAGCCGGTCGTCAAGACGACGGTGATCGCGCCGAGTGAGTTCATCGGGACGATCATGGAGCTGTGCCAGTCGCGCCGTGGCGAGCTCGGCGGCATGGACTACCTGTCGCCCGAGCGGGTCGAGTTGCGCTACACGATGCCGCTGGGCGAGATCATCTTCGACTTCTTCGACTCGCTGAAGTCCCGCACCCGCGGCTACGCGAGCCTCGACTACGAGGAGGCGGGCGAGCAGGAGGCCGACCTGGTCAAGGTCGACATCCTGCTGCAGGGCGAAGCCGTCGACGCGTTCAGCGCCATCGTCCACAAGGACGGTGCCGCGGCGTACGGCAACAAGATGACGACCAAGCTGAAGGAACTGATCCCACGCCAGCAGTTCGAGGTGCCCGTGCAGGCCGCGATCGGCTCGAGAATCATTGCGCGAGAGAACATCCGGGCGATCCGCAAGGACGTGCTGTCGAAGTGCTACGGCGGTGACATCACTCGTAAGCGCAAGCTGCTGGAGAAGCAGAAGGAAGGCAAGAAGCGGATGAAGACGATCGGCCGGGTCGAGGTGCCGCAGGAGGCCTTCGTCGCGGCACTGTCGACCGAGTCCGCCGCGGACAAGCCGAAGAAGTAG
- a CDS encoding Ms4533A family Cys-rich leader peptide: MHPASGNKGGHIVALIAVGFAAVADVCCCR; encoded by the coding sequence ATGCATCCGGCGTCCGGCAACAAGGGTGGTCACATCGTGGCCCTCATTGCCGTGGGTTTTGCTGCCGTTGCTGATGTCTGTTGTTGTCGCTGA
- a CDS encoding CBS domain-containing protein, with product MRISDVLRSKGAAVATITPETSVAGLLTELSVRNIGAMVVVSPDGLQGIVSERDIVRKLHDMGADLLRRPVSEIMTTLVATCTPDDSVDSLSALMTNNRVRHVPVVVDGRLAGIVSIGDVVKTRMEELEHEHERLQAYITQG from the coding sequence ATGCGAATTTCCGACGTGCTGCGCAGCAAGGGTGCGGCGGTCGCCACGATCACGCCCGAGACGTCCGTAGCCGGGCTGCTGACCGAGCTGTCCGTGCGCAACATCGGTGCGATGGTCGTCGTCTCGCCCGACGGATTGCAGGGCATCGTCTCCGAGCGCGACATCGTCCGTAAGCTCCACGACATGGGTGCCGACCTTCTGCGGCGTCCGGTGTCGGAGATCATGACGACGCTCGTGGCGACGTGCACACCGGACGATTCCGTCGACAGTCTCAGCGCGCTGATGACCAACAACCGGGTCCGGCACGTGCCGGTCGTGGTCGACGGCCGACTCGCCGGGATCGTGAGCATCGGCGACGTCGTGAAGACCCGTATGGAGGAGCTCGAGCACGAACACGAGCGGCTCCAGGCCTACATCACGCAGGGTTGA
- a CDS encoding sensor domain-containing protein, whose protein sequence is MCLAVTLSGCAGAPVDDRPVVRIVEAAQPSVAIPLGPFLPTAAELSATLGTGPNALMAPPVEGDSDVLLSGVADAHATPAHCVSAAYRLQEIVYDDSPVRSVASSTWAGGAFDGPPVSGFFGVVQMASPAAAQEFFAATTEQWRHCNSQTVALQSPERGVGELSRITDVTFDERVVSASVLHTSAGTASPTAMRALGLAGDCIVEVELTDPRAEGPPRGAVAVADVILDKIAASR, encoded by the coding sequence GTGTGCCTCGCCGTGACCCTGTCGGGCTGCGCGGGTGCCCCGGTCGATGATCGCCCCGTCGTGCGGATCGTCGAGGCCGCCCAGCCGTCCGTGGCGATCCCGCTCGGCCCGTTCCTGCCCACCGCCGCCGAACTGTCCGCGACGCTGGGAACGGGGCCGAACGCGTTGATGGCGCCGCCGGTCGAAGGGGACTCCGACGTGTTGCTGAGCGGCGTCGCCGACGCCCACGCGACCCCCGCGCACTGCGTCAGCGCCGCCTACCGGCTCCAGGAGATCGTCTACGACGACAGCCCGGTGCGTTCGGTGGCGAGCAGTACGTGGGCGGGTGGCGCGTTCGACGGACCGCCGGTGTCAGGCTTCTTCGGGGTCGTGCAGATGGCGAGCCCCGCTGCCGCCCAGGAGTTCTTCGCCGCCACCACCGAGCAGTGGCGTCACTGCAACAGCCAGACGGTCGCCCTGCAGTCGCCGGAACGGGGAGTCGGTGAGCTGAGCCGGATCACCGACGTCACCTTCGACGAGCGCGTCGTCTCTGCGAGCGTGCTGCACACCTCGGCGGGCACGGCGTCGCCGACCGCCATGCGGGCGCTCGGCCTGGCAGGGGACTGCATCGTGGAGGTGGAACTGACCGATCCGCGCGCCGAGGGCCCGCCGCGCGGGGCGGTCGCGGTCGCCGACGTCATCCTCGACAAGATCGCCGCGTCGCGCTGA